The proteins below are encoded in one region of Takifugu rubripes chromosome 1, fTakRub1.2, whole genome shotgun sequence:
- the LOC101070558 gene encoding butyrophilin subfamily 1 member A1 isoform X3: protein MMKECLRFLIEPAKKLKIRLKESRKQVKLQKKEPLVESQLFIMELSRELNKVCQRSNILSHIWTSEDIWPASVCRDFILEWAAELQNRVQIRTDQYESQCEKLEKKEWKLHLLCMLEAGGEHDIVSHKRTIMDWTREIKSRPQPTVWPGEPVLMMLDDLEFQWKRGRLPNLLPAVELIMLAVLNADSSVKRDVTKQWLVRKQRTQFVDALRYIPHSVWNWICDAAEDVTLDSNSANANLIISSDEKHMRCGLELQEVPQGRQRFDGWWCAVGKVGYTSGRHYWEVEVGERDWRLGVAKESAARQGFRSLNTDTGYLTLRLERGTDLKALTVPTTQLSQRVTPRKVGVLLDYEQGQLSFYDVEKRSHLYTYNEKFTEKLYPLFGTVEVLNDLVVRPADVRQPCLCPGPCLWT from the exons ATGATGAAGGAGTGCTTGCGGTTCCTTATTGAACCGGCCAAAAAGCTCAAGATACGACTCAAG gAATCTCGTAAACAAGTGAAACTTCAGAAGAAGGAGCCACTAGTGGAAAGTCAGTTATTTATTATGGAGCTTTCAAGAGAGCTCAACAAAGTATGCCAG AGGTCAAACATCCTCTCTCACATCTGGACCAGTGAAGAcatctggccagccagtgtgtGCCGAGATTTTATCCTGGAATGGGCTGCTGAGTTACAGAACAGGGTCCAG ATAAGAACTGACCAGTATGAATCCCAGTGTGAAAAGCTGGAGAAGAAAGAATGGAAGCTACACCTGCTGTGCATGCTGGAGGCAGGCGGGGAGCATGACATCGTGTCACACAAAAGGACGATAATGGACTGGACACGGGAGATTAAAAGCAGACCTCAG CCCACTGTGTGGCCCGGCGAGCCTGTGCTCATGATGCTGGATGACCTGGAGTTCCAGTGGAAGCGGGGACGTCTGCCAAACCTGCTTCCAGCTGTAGAGCTCATCATGTTGGCTGTGCTGAATGCAGACAGCTCTGTCAAG AGGGATGTGACTAAGCAGTGGCTGGTAAGAAAACAGAGGACACAGTTTGTTG atgCCCTCCGCTACATACCTCACAGTG TGTGGAACTGGATTTGTGATGCTGCAG AGGATGTGACTCTGGACAGCAATTCAGCCAACGCAAACTTGATTATCTCCAGTGATGAAAAGCATATGCGGTGTGGCCTGGAGCTACAGGAAGTCCCACAGGGCCGACAGCGCTTTGATGGCTGGTGGTGTGCTGTGGGCAAGGTGGGCTACACCAGTGGGCGCCACTACTGGGAGGTGGAGGTAGGTGAGCGGGATTGGCGGCTCGGTGTGGCAAAAGAATCAGCAGCAAGGCAGGGCTTCCGCTCCCTCAACACAGATACAGGATACCTGACCCTACGTCTGGAGAGGGGCACAGACCTGAAAGCCCTGACGGTTCCTACCACCCAGCTGTCACAGAGGGTAACACCGAGGAAAGTTGGGGTGCTCCTGGACTACGAACAAGGCCAGTTGTCCTTCTATGATGTGGAGAAACGGTCACACCTCTACACCTACAATGAGAAGTTCACTGAGAAACTTTACCCTCTGTTTGGAACTGTGGAGGTGCTCAATGACCTGGTGGTTCGACCTGCTGATGTCCGGCAGCCATGCCTCTGCCCCGGGCCCTGCCTCTGGACCTGA
- the LOC101070558 gene encoding tripartite motif-containing protein 5 isoform X1: MQRRTAESTANRLKLFIITRPLSHSPTTTMMKECLRFLIEPAKKLKIRLKESRKQVKLQKKEPLVESQLFIMELSRELNKVCQRSNILSHIWTSEDIWPASVCRDFILEWAAELQNRVQIRTDQYESQCEKLEKKEWKLHLLCMLEAGGEHDIVSHKRTIMDWTREIKSRPQPTVWPGEPVLMMLDDLEFQWKRGRLPNLLPAVELIMLAVLNADSSVKRDVTKQWLVRKQRTQFVDALRYIPHSVWNWICDAAEDVTLDSNSANANLIISSDEKHMRCGLELQEVPQGRQRFDGWWCAVGKVGYTSGRHYWEVEVGERDWRLGVAKESAARQGFRSLNTDTGYLTLRLERGTDLKALTVPTTQLSQRVTPRKVGVLLDYEQGQLSFYDVEKRSHLYTYNEKFTEKLYPLFGTVEVLNDLVVRPADVRQPCLCPGPCLWT, translated from the exons ATGCAGAGGCGGACTGCTGAATCAACAGCAAA CAGGCTAAAGCTTTTCATCATCACAAgacctctctctcactccccaaCTACCACCATGATGAAGGAGTGCTTGCGGTTCCTTATTGAACCGGCCAAAAAGCTCAAGATACGACTCAAG gAATCTCGTAAACAAGTGAAACTTCAGAAGAAGGAGCCACTAGTGGAAAGTCAGTTATTTATTATGGAGCTTTCAAGAGAGCTCAACAAAGTATGCCAG AGGTCAAACATCCTCTCTCACATCTGGACCAGTGAAGAcatctggccagccagtgtgtGCCGAGATTTTATCCTGGAATGGGCTGCTGAGTTACAGAACAGGGTCCAG ATAAGAACTGACCAGTATGAATCCCAGTGTGAAAAGCTGGAGAAGAAAGAATGGAAGCTACACCTGCTGTGCATGCTGGAGGCAGGCGGGGAGCATGACATCGTGTCACACAAAAGGACGATAATGGACTGGACACGGGAGATTAAAAGCAGACCTCAG CCCACTGTGTGGCCCGGCGAGCCTGTGCTCATGATGCTGGATGACCTGGAGTTCCAGTGGAAGCGGGGACGTCTGCCAAACCTGCTTCCAGCTGTAGAGCTCATCATGTTGGCTGTGCTGAATGCAGACAGCTCTGTCAAG AGGGATGTGACTAAGCAGTGGCTGGTAAGAAAACAGAGGACACAGTTTGTTG atgCCCTCCGCTACATACCTCACAGTG TGTGGAACTGGATTTGTGATGCTGCAG AGGATGTGACTCTGGACAGCAATTCAGCCAACGCAAACTTGATTATCTCCAGTGATGAAAAGCATATGCGGTGTGGCCTGGAGCTACAGGAAGTCCCACAGGGCCGACAGCGCTTTGATGGCTGGTGGTGTGCTGTGGGCAAGGTGGGCTACACCAGTGGGCGCCACTACTGGGAGGTGGAGGTAGGTGAGCGGGATTGGCGGCTCGGTGTGGCAAAAGAATCAGCAGCAAGGCAGGGCTTCCGCTCCCTCAACACAGATACAGGATACCTGACCCTACGTCTGGAGAGGGGCACAGACCTGAAAGCCCTGACGGTTCCTACCACCCAGCTGTCACAGAGGGTAACACCGAGGAAAGTTGGGGTGCTCCTGGACTACGAACAAGGCCAGTTGTCCTTCTATGATGTGGAGAAACGGTCACACCTCTACACCTACAATGAGAAGTTCACTGAGAAACTTTACCCTCTGTTTGGAACTGTGGAGGTGCTCAATGACCTGGTGGTTCGACCTGCTGATGTCCGGCAGCCATGCCTCTGCCCCGGGCCCTGCCTCTGGACCTGA
- the LOC101070558 gene encoding tripartite motif-containing protein 5 isoform X2: MQRRTAESTAKLKLFIITRPLSHSPTTTMMKECLRFLIEPAKKLKIRLKESRKQVKLQKKEPLVESQLFIMELSRELNKVCQRSNILSHIWTSEDIWPASVCRDFILEWAAELQNRVQIRTDQYESQCEKLEKKEWKLHLLCMLEAGGEHDIVSHKRTIMDWTREIKSRPQPTVWPGEPVLMMLDDLEFQWKRGRLPNLLPAVELIMLAVLNADSSVKRDVTKQWLVRKQRTQFVDALRYIPHSVWNWICDAAEDVTLDSNSANANLIISSDEKHMRCGLELQEVPQGRQRFDGWWCAVGKVGYTSGRHYWEVEVGERDWRLGVAKESAARQGFRSLNTDTGYLTLRLERGTDLKALTVPTTQLSQRVTPRKVGVLLDYEQGQLSFYDVEKRSHLYTYNEKFTEKLYPLFGTVEVLNDLVVRPADVRQPCLCPGPCLWT; encoded by the exons ATGCAGAGGCGGACTGCTGAATCAACAGCAAA GCTAAAGCTTTTCATCATCACAAgacctctctctcactccccaaCTACCACCATGATGAAGGAGTGCTTGCGGTTCCTTATTGAACCGGCCAAAAAGCTCAAGATACGACTCAAG gAATCTCGTAAACAAGTGAAACTTCAGAAGAAGGAGCCACTAGTGGAAAGTCAGTTATTTATTATGGAGCTTTCAAGAGAGCTCAACAAAGTATGCCAG AGGTCAAACATCCTCTCTCACATCTGGACCAGTGAAGAcatctggccagccagtgtgtGCCGAGATTTTATCCTGGAATGGGCTGCTGAGTTACAGAACAGGGTCCAG ATAAGAACTGACCAGTATGAATCCCAGTGTGAAAAGCTGGAGAAGAAAGAATGGAAGCTACACCTGCTGTGCATGCTGGAGGCAGGCGGGGAGCATGACATCGTGTCACACAAAAGGACGATAATGGACTGGACACGGGAGATTAAAAGCAGACCTCAG CCCACTGTGTGGCCCGGCGAGCCTGTGCTCATGATGCTGGATGACCTGGAGTTCCAGTGGAAGCGGGGACGTCTGCCAAACCTGCTTCCAGCTGTAGAGCTCATCATGTTGGCTGTGCTGAATGCAGACAGCTCTGTCAAG AGGGATGTGACTAAGCAGTGGCTGGTAAGAAAACAGAGGACACAGTTTGTTG atgCCCTCCGCTACATACCTCACAGTG TGTGGAACTGGATTTGTGATGCTGCAG AGGATGTGACTCTGGACAGCAATTCAGCCAACGCAAACTTGATTATCTCCAGTGATGAAAAGCATATGCGGTGTGGCCTGGAGCTACAGGAAGTCCCACAGGGCCGACAGCGCTTTGATGGCTGGTGGTGTGCTGTGGGCAAGGTGGGCTACACCAGTGGGCGCCACTACTGGGAGGTGGAGGTAGGTGAGCGGGATTGGCGGCTCGGTGTGGCAAAAGAATCAGCAGCAAGGCAGGGCTTCCGCTCCCTCAACACAGATACAGGATACCTGACCCTACGTCTGGAGAGGGGCACAGACCTGAAAGCCCTGACGGTTCCTACCACCCAGCTGTCACAGAGGGTAACACCGAGGAAAGTTGGGGTGCTCCTGGACTACGAACAAGGCCAGTTGTCCTTCTATGATGTGGAGAAACGGTCACACCTCTACACCTACAATGAGAAGTTCACTGAGAAACTTTACCCTCTGTTTGGAACTGTGGAGGTGCTCAATGACCTGGTGGTTCGACCTGCTGATGTCCGGCAGCCATGCCTCTGCCCCGGGCCCTGCCTCTGGACCTGA